AGTCGGGAGACGGCTACGTGCGCTTGAGCGCAACAGGCGTGCCTGCGCCGGTCATCAGCGCCGCCAATATTGTCAACCTACCGCAAGCCGACAACCTCGGCAACCACCGCGCCACCCAGGACCTTGACCTGGGCCCAAACCAGTTGATTGGCAACGGCGGCTCCGATGGCCTGAGCGTCACCAACGGCGGCTACGTGAAGCTGGGCCCCGACGCCCCGGCCCTGCGCACCAAAGAGCTGAGCGGCACGGTGCCCAGCGCGGCCAGCAGCCAGGCCTTCGTGGCCCATGGCCTCACCGACAGTAAAATTCTGAGTGTGACGGCCATGGTGGCGGTGGGCAACGACCAAGTGCCGCCGGGCTACACCCTCAACAACGGGGTGCTGTACGGGGTGTACATCTACGCCGGCAACGTGGTGGTGCAAACCGGCAGCGGCGCCAGTGCCAACAACATTGTGGGGCAGCCCATTCGCATTCTTCTCGTCTACAAAGAGTAGCGCGGGGCACCTTCCGGCGGGGCGGGCCAGTGCGGTAGCGCACCGAGAAGGCCGCCCGACACCCCCACGAAAGCCGTCGTTCCCATTCGCTGCGCTCAGCCAGTTACCAGACCACATTTTCCACCTGACCATTTTATGCATCACACGCGAACAAACAGCTTGCGGGCGCTGGCCACGGCCGTGCTGCTGGCCTTGCCCTGGGCCGCGCGCGCCCAAACTGCTGCCGGCAACGTGGGCATCGGCACCACCGCGCCCACTCAGAAGCTGGACGTGAACGGCCACCTGCGCGTGCGCGGCCTCGGCGGAGCGGGCCCGCGGCTGCCCCAGGTGCTGCCCGATGGCACCCTGGGCCTGCTCGACAACGCCGACTCCAGCCCCGTGGGCACCGCTCCCAACCTGCTGAACGGCGCCAATGGCACGGCCACCGGCCGTGGGCCCGTGGCCGTGGCCGTGAACGGCGCCACAGCCTACGTGGTGAATGCCACCGATAACACCTTGCAAACCTTTGACGTGACCAACCCCGCCAACCCGGTGCTGCTGAACGGCACCGTCCCGGGCTCGGGCGGCGGCGGCCCGGGCGGGGGCACGTCTGGTCTGCCCATTGGCGATGGGCCCAGCGGGGTGGCCGTGCGCGGCACCACGGCCTACGTGGTGAATGCGA
This DNA window, taken from Hymenobacter sp. 5317J-9, encodes the following:
- a CDS encoding beta-propeller fold lactonase family protein, giving the protein MHHTRTNSLRALATAVLLALPWAARAQTAAGNVGIGTTAPTQKLDVNGHLRVRGLGGAGPRLPQVLPDGTLGLLDNADSSPVGTAPNLLNGANGTATGRGPVAVAVNGATAYVVNATDNTLQTFDVTNPANPVLLNGTVPGSGGGGPGGGTSGLPIGDGPSGVAVRGTTAYVVNANDGTLQVFNVGNPAQPTLLNGATRNAGTRTGSSPSAVAVSGTLVYVVNSSSNTLQVFDVSDPASPALLNNASPTGTRTGSAPSAVAVSGTLVYVVNSSSNTLQVFDVSNPASPVLLNPATPGGTTGGTATGNAPRAWP